Proteins encoded together in one Diabrotica undecimpunctata isolate CICGRU chromosome 3, icDiaUnde3, whole genome shotgun sequence window:
- the LOC140435508 gene encoding lactosylceramide 4-alpha-galactosyltransferase-like encodes MHFASIRRRVVKIALLAIVVITAACLIICIFQLTDKHTIYQKRDAQEQKQSTKATLRNSIQCYRSKIESIPDISDSHPRKDKSIFFHETSCKSYYNNKIFINARQACAVESAAKLNPNMDVYLLYSSPGLFKYDGHESDDLLEAILSYENVHVMHVDFERYIESTPLERLYKNGKIEQSSYAISHASDILRFLSLWKYGGIYLDLDTISLKTLEGLPLNFAGLETNVSVNSAILSFNSSAEGHLLAEKCIMDLKKNFNGRLWANNGPGVITRLIRSICRVEKHKVIQANTCHGFRLFPHSAFYPISGPSWEMYFNETYLNEVLEQTKSSYVLHIWNNNSANRKLSVDSKAPYLYFARKYCPKVIEVCTDFF; translated from the exons atgcATTTTGCTTCTATCAGACGACGAGTTGTTAAAATTGCATTATTGGCTATTGTGGTTATTACAGCTGCATGTTTAATTATTTGTATATTTCAATTAACTGACAAACATACTATATATCAAAAAAGAGACGCACAGGAGCAGAAACAATCCACAAAGGCAACTTTAAGGAATAGTATACAATGTTACCGTTCTAAGATTGAAAGCATCCCTGATATATCAGATTCGCATCCCCGTAAGGATAAATCCATTTTCTTCCATGAAACGTCATGCAAGTCGTACTACAATAACAAGATTTTTATTAACGCTAGACAAGCCTGTGCTGTAGAGAGCGCTGCGAAATTAAATCCTAATATGGATGTTTATTTACTATATTCTTCACCAg GATTATTTAAATACGATGGTCATGAGTCAGATGATTTACTGGAAGCTATTCTTAGTTACGAGAATGTCCATGTAATGCATGTTGATTTTGAAAGATATATCGAAAGCACGCCATTGGAAAGGTTATACAAGAATGGAAAGATAGAACAGTCAAGCTACGCGATTTCGCACGCTAGTGATATATTACG GTTCCTTTCCTTATGGAAATATGGCGGCATTTATTTAGACCTTGACACAATATCTTTAAAAACATTGGAAGGCTTACCACTTAACTTTGCTGGCCTTGAAACCAATGTGAGTGTTAATAGTGCAATTTTAAGTTTTAACTCAAGTGCCGAAGGACATCTTTTAGCAGAAAAGTGTATTATGGATTTGAAGAAGAATTTTAACGGACGGTTATGGGCTAATAATGGCCCTGGTGTAATAACTAG ATTGATAAGATCTATATGTAGAGTGGAAAAGCACAAAGTAATACAAGCGAATACTTGTCACGGATTCAGACTTTTTCCACATTCAGCGTTTTATCCAATATCAGGTCCATCTTGGGAGATGTATTTTAACGAAACTTATCTAAATGAAGTATTGGAACAAACTAAGTCTAGTTATGTCCTTCATATTTGGAACAACAATAGTGCCAACAGAAAGCTATCAGTAGATTCAAAAGCACCGTATTTGTATTTTGCCAGGAAGTATTGTCCAAAAGTGATTGAAGTTTGTACAGACTTCTTTtaa